Proteins encoded together in one Variovorax paradoxus EPS window:
- a CDS encoding putative signal transducing protein, translating into MRRLAQAPNLAIATLWVHALREDGVEATVQREFLGAVMGQLPPDQCLPEIWIDDESQFDRAKELLHAVQHRPQHDWQCVCGERIEGGFEQCWQCGEMMPAA; encoded by the coding sequence GTGCGTCGTCTTGCCCAAGCGCCCAATCTCGCCATCGCGACCCTGTGGGTGCACGCCCTGCGCGAGGACGGTGTCGAAGCCACGGTGCAGCGCGAGTTCCTCGGCGCCGTCATGGGCCAATTGCCGCCCGACCAGTGCCTGCCGGAAATCTGGATCGACGACGAGAGCCAGTTCGATCGCGCCAAGGAATTGCTGCATGCGGTGCAGCACCGGCCGCAGCACGACTGGCAGTGCGTGTGCGGCGAGCGGATCGAGGGTGGTTTCGAGCAGTGCTGGCAGTGCGGCGAGATGATGCCGGCCGCCTAG
- a CDS encoding TonB-dependent receptor family protein, which yields MALLPLSLQSFAADAEPAADPSKSLDTITVTGDWLASPNETKVLEHAGARSIVERRQIQESGASSVRDVLRQIPGVQVQESNGTGGSDISLNVGVRGLTARLSPRSTILLDGVPLAYAPYGQPQLSLAPLSLGSIETVDVVRGAGSVRYGPQNVGGIINFVTRAIPKQFSGEVGVGIEGAGHGGGTKTTPTLFVGGTNDKGLGLALLYSGTHGDGFRQSNDHTSIDDLMLKGAYRISNTDDIAISLHHFEGKGRMPGGLTTAQFAANPFQSARPFDEFTGSRTDGSIKYTHNDGVNKFEMLGYYTDSFRSSYLEQEGTGTNAGKRRLTSSPRNYKTFAIEPRYSRLFDSGSVVQEVSVGFRYLREQASEVATRTVYYTPSPLENAYNRTQSPFQTSKGGTVAHAFYIDDRIDFGNWTVTPGVRYESFSSHNDVFTVANNRITTAIYPKIDSNEVLPTLSVLYRASERWSLFANAGVSFGPQQYAQLAQSTTSLHPEKAKTYEIGTKYKGEAWSGELTLFNINFDKELLLARSITGDVGQWTDLGATRHRGLESALRYDLGDLSASLKGLSVSGTYTYTQATSKAGNFAGRDLPFYSRQILTLGTRYERGPWTFNADIYAQSKQRSPGSPEDGKPYITLEDSNGRFGNIPGYSTVNLRAAYDFGPSMSNLKLAVGIKNLFDRRYYNRSVDNNGGKYVGQPRTLYLQASVAF from the coding sequence ATGGCCCTGTTGCCCCTGAGCCTGCAGAGCTTCGCAGCCGACGCAGAACCTGCCGCCGACCCGTCGAAGTCGCTGGACACCATCACCGTCACCGGCGACTGGCTCGCCAGCCCCAACGAAACCAAGGTGCTCGAGCACGCCGGTGCGCGCAGCATCGTCGAGCGCAGGCAAATCCAGGAAAGCGGCGCCTCCAGCGTGCGCGACGTGCTGCGCCAGATTCCGGGCGTGCAGGTGCAGGAGAGCAACGGCACCGGCGGCAGCGACATCTCGCTGAACGTGGGCGTGCGCGGCCTGACCGCCCGGCTGTCGCCGCGCTCGACCATCCTGCTGGACGGCGTGCCGCTGGCCTATGCGCCCTACGGCCAGCCGCAACTGTCGCTGGCGCCGCTGTCGCTCGGCAGCATCGAGACGGTCGACGTGGTGCGCGGCGCGGGCTCGGTGCGCTATGGCCCCCAGAACGTGGGCGGCATCATCAACTTCGTGACGCGCGCGATCCCCAAGCAGTTCTCGGGTGAAGTCGGCGTGGGCATCGAAGGCGCCGGCCACGGCGGCGGCACCAAGACCACGCCCACGCTGTTCGTCGGGGGCACCAACGACAAGGGCCTGGGCCTCGCGCTCTTGTATTCGGGCACGCACGGCGACGGCTTTCGCCAGAGCAACGACCACACCAGCATCGACGACCTGATGCTCAAGGGCGCCTACCGCATCTCGAACACCGACGACATCGCCATTTCGCTGCACCACTTCGAAGGCAAGGGCCGCATGCCGGGCGGGCTGACCACCGCGCAATTCGCGGCGAACCCGTTCCAGTCGGCCCGCCCCTTCGACGAATTCACCGGCAGCCGCACCGACGGCTCGATCAAGTACACGCACAACGATGGCGTGAACAAGTTCGAGATGCTGGGCTACTACACCGACTCGTTCCGCAGCAGCTACCTGGAGCAGGAAGGCACCGGCACCAACGCCGGCAAGCGCCGCCTGACCAGCTCGCCGCGCAACTACAAGACCTTCGCCATCGAGCCCCGGTATTCGCGCCTCTTCGATTCGGGCAGCGTGGTGCAGGAAGTCAGCGTCGGTTTCCGGTACCTGCGCGAACAAGCCTCCGAGGTGGCAACGCGCACGGTCTACTACACGCCCTCGCCTCTGGAAAACGCCTACAACCGCACCCAGTCCCCCTTCCAGACCAGCAAGGGCGGCACCGTCGCCCACGCGTTCTACATCGACGACCGCATCGACTTCGGCAACTGGACGGTCACGCCCGGCGTGCGCTACGAATCCTTCAGCTCGCACAACGACGTGTTCACCGTGGCGAACAACCGCATCACGACCGCGATCTACCCGAAGATCGATTCCAACGAAGTGCTGCCGACGCTCTCGGTGCTCTACCGCGCGAGCGAGCGCTGGTCGCTGTTCGCGAATGCCGGCGTGTCGTTCGGCCCGCAGCAATACGCCCAGCTCGCGCAGTCCACCACCAGCTTGCATCCCGAGAAGGCCAAGACCTACGAAATCGGCACGAAGTACAAGGGCGAAGCCTGGAGCGGCGAGCTGACGCTGTTCAACATCAACTTCGACAAGGAGCTGCTGCTGGCGCGCTCCATCACCGGCGACGTCGGCCAGTGGACCGACCTGGGCGCCACGCGCCACCGCGGCCTGGAATCGGCGCTGCGCTACGACCTCGGCGACCTGAGCGCATCGCTCAAGGGCCTGTCGGTGTCGGGCACGTACACGTACACGCAGGCCACCTCCAAGGCCGGCAACTTCGCCGGCCGCGACCTGCCGTTCTACTCGCGCCAGATCCTGACGCTCGGCACGCGCTACGAGCGCGGGCCGTGGACCTTCAATGCCGACATCTACGCGCAGTCCAAGCAGCGCTCGCCGGGCTCGCCGGAAGACGGCAAGCCGTACATCACGCTCGAAGATTCGAACGGCCGCTTCGGCAACATCCCGGGCTACAGCACCGTGAACCTGCGCGCGGCCTACGACTTCGGCCCGTCGATGAGCAACCTGAAGCTGGCCGTCGGCATCAAGAACCTGTTCGATCGCCGCTACTACAACCGCTCGGTGGACAACAACGGCGGCAAGTACGTCGGCCAGCCGCGCACGCTGTACCTGCAGGCGTCGGTGGCGTTCTGA
- a CDS encoding MFS transporter — protein sequence MSSFGPLAGVRYGLLGLPLAFVALPLYVLLPNHYARAFGVPLATLGAVLLGVRLLDALIDPLLGRLSDRLHARSAQAVLGFGAVAAGVLLLGFGLLFFPQLLVDPARHGALLVVAAVLLALTYAGYSMLSIAHQSWGAMLGGDAAQRSRIVGWREGMGLVGVVLASVTPTLAGLPATVALFGVLLLAGWFFWTRAPRPARNAAPHVSVDLRLPLRRAPFRRLLAVFVLNGIASAVPATLVLFFVQDRLRAPAAMEPAFLGLYFVVAAASIPAWLRIVRRWGLARSWLGGMCMSVAVFAWAGAMGAGDAVPFLVVCALSGFAIGSDLVLPSALLAGIIADAGDQPHAGAYFGWWNFATKLNLALAAGLALPLLGLAGYVPGARDASALQALSLAYCLLPCVLKVAAGAALWALVIRSPASALPLPAKAAP from the coding sequence GTGTCCTCCTTCGGACCTCTGGCCGGCGTGCGCTATGGGCTGCTCGGCCTGCCGCTCGCCTTCGTCGCGCTGCCGCTCTATGTGCTGCTGCCGAACCACTACGCACGCGCCTTCGGCGTGCCGCTCGCCACGCTGGGCGCGGTGCTGCTGGGCGTGCGGCTGCTCGATGCGCTGATCGATCCGCTGCTCGGGCGACTCAGCGACCGGCTGCACGCGCGCTCGGCGCAGGCGGTACTCGGCTTCGGCGCGGTCGCCGCGGGTGTCCTGCTGCTGGGTTTCGGGCTGCTCTTCTTTCCGCAGTTGCTGGTCGACCCCGCGCGCCATGGCGCGCTGCTCGTGGTGGCCGCCGTGCTGCTCGCGCTGACCTACGCGGGCTACAGCATGCTGAGCATCGCGCACCAGTCGTGGGGCGCGATGCTGGGCGGCGATGCCGCGCAGCGCAGCCGCATCGTGGGCTGGCGCGAAGGCATGGGGCTCGTCGGCGTGGTGCTGGCCTCGGTCACGCCGACGCTGGCGGGATTGCCCGCGACCGTCGCGTTGTTCGGCGTGCTGCTGCTGGCCGGATGGTTCTTCTGGACGCGGGCGCCACGGCCGGCACGCAACGCCGCGCCGCATGTATCGGTCGACCTGCGGCTCCCGCTGCGCCGTGCGCCGTTTCGCCGCCTGCTCGCGGTGTTCGTGCTCAACGGCATCGCGAGCGCGGTGCCGGCCACGCTGGTGCTGTTCTTCGTGCAGGACCGGCTGCGCGCGCCGGCCGCGATGGAGCCCGCGTTCCTCGGTCTTTATTTCGTGGTGGCCGCCGCGTCGATCCCGGCGTGGCTGCGCATCGTGCGCCGCTGGGGGCTCGCCCGCAGTTGGCTCGGCGGCATGTGCATGTCGGTGGCGGTGTTCGCCTGGGCCGGTGCGATGGGCGCGGGCGATGCGGTGCCTTTTCTCGTCGTCTGCGCACTGTCGGGTTTCGCGATCGGCTCGGACCTCGTGCTGCCGAGCGCATTGCTGGCCGGGATCATTGCCGACGCAGGTGATCAACCGCATGCCGGCGCGTACTTCGGCTGGTGGAATTTCGCGACCAAGCTCAATCTCGCGCTCGCTGCCGGCCTCGCGCTGCCATTGCTCGGGCTGGCCGGCTACGTGCCCGGCGCGCGCGATGCGTCGGCGCTGCAGGCGCTGTCGCTCGCGTACTGCCTGCTGCCCTGCGTGTTGAAGGTGGCGGCCGGTGCGGCGCTGTGGGCGCTGGTGATTCGATCGCCCGCTTCCGCCCTTCCGCTTCCTGCGAAGGCTGCGCCGTGA
- a CDS encoding YaeQ family protein, whose translation MALKSTIFKATLAVADIDHGYYADHALTLARHPSETDERMMIRLVALALNAHQLQDICQGDGTLAFGAGLSNVEEPDVWLRDFTGEVKIWVEVGQPEDKPIIKACGKADEVIVYCFNHAAEIWWRGIENKLTRPQNLKVYRVPTEASQALAALAQRSMQLQATIQENTLTLGDGTNSIDVELLRWK comes from the coding sequence ATGGCCCTCAAATCCACCATCTTCAAGGCCACCCTCGCGGTGGCCGACATCGACCACGGCTACTACGCCGACCATGCGCTGACCCTGGCGCGCCACCCGAGCGAGACCGACGAGCGGATGATGATCCGGCTCGTCGCGCTCGCACTCAACGCCCACCAGCTGCAGGACATCTGCCAGGGCGACGGCACGCTGGCCTTCGGCGCGGGCCTCTCGAACGTCGAGGAGCCCGACGTGTGGCTGCGCGACTTCACGGGCGAGGTCAAGATCTGGGTCGAGGTCGGCCAGCCCGAGGACAAGCCCATCATCAAGGCCTGCGGCAAGGCGGACGAGGTGATCGTCTACTGCTTCAACCACGCGGCCGAGATCTGGTGGCGCGGCATCGAGAACAAGCTCACGCGGCCGCAGAACCTGAAGGTCTATCGCGTGCCGACTGAAGCCTCGCAGGCACTGGCCGCGCTCGCGCAGCGCAGCATGCAGCTGCAGGCGACGATCCAGGAAAACACGCTCACTTTGGGCGACGGCACGAACAGCATCGACGTCGAACTGCTGCGCTGGAAGTAG
- a CDS encoding SDR family NAD(P)-dependent oxidoreductase, whose translation MKPFNPPLADWQGKTAWIVGASSGIGRATALALLEGGARVAVSARNGEALDELAALHNDAALPPRVIVLPLDVCDAAAVAAAYAQLQAMAGTVDLVLFNAATYGVLRADAFALDAMLAHQQVNYVGALNVLAAVLPGFVARGAGHISLTASVAGFRGLPKSLAYGPTKAALTNLAEVLYIDLHARGIGVSVIQPGFVATALTAKNDFTMPALITPAQAAEAMLDGWRRGAFEIHFPRRFTFWMKLMRLLPYRLYFPTVARFTGL comes from the coding sequence GTGAAGCCCTTCAATCCGCCGCTCGCCGACTGGCAGGGCAAGACGGCTTGGATCGTCGGCGCCTCCTCGGGCATCGGCCGCGCGACGGCGCTGGCGCTGCTCGAAGGCGGCGCGCGGGTCGCGGTGTCGGCCCGCAACGGCGAGGCGCTGGACGAACTCGCGGCGCTGCACAACGATGCCGCGCTGCCGCCGCGGGTGATCGTTCTGCCACTGGACGTGTGCGATGCCGCCGCGGTCGCCGCCGCCTATGCGCAACTGCAGGCGATGGCCGGCACCGTCGACCTCGTGCTCTTCAACGCCGCCACGTATGGCGTGCTGCGCGCCGACGCCTTCGCGCTCGACGCGATGCTCGCGCACCAGCAGGTCAACTACGTCGGTGCACTGAACGTGCTTGCGGCCGTGCTGCCCGGCTTCGTGGCGCGCGGCGCGGGCCACATCTCGCTCACGGCGAGCGTCGCCGGCTTTCGCGGATTGCCGAAAAGCCTGGCCTACGGCCCGACCAAGGCCGCGCTGACCAATCTGGCCGAAGTGCTCTACATCGACCTGCACGCACGCGGGATCGGCGTGAGCGTGATCCAGCCGGGCTTCGTGGCCACCGCGCTCACCGCGAAGAACGACTTCACGATGCCGGCGCTGATCACGCCCGCGCAGGCGGCCGAGGCCATGCTCGACGGCTGGCGCCGGGGCGCATTCGAGATCCACTTTCCGCGGCGCTTCACCTTCTGGATGAAGCTGATGCGGCTGCTGCCGTACCGGCTCTACTTTCCCACCGTTGCCAGGTTCACCGGGCTCTGA
- a CDS encoding phage holin family protein, producing the protein MRIILKWLLSAVALLAVAYLYPGVQVASFGSALIAAAVIGLLNMIVRPVLVVLTLPVTIVTLGLFLFVINALLFWAASGLLGGFHVNGFVAALIGSLIYSLLGLLIETALGGLLSKR; encoded by the coding sequence ATGCGCATCATCCTCAAATGGCTGCTCAGCGCCGTCGCGCTGCTGGCGGTGGCTTATCTCTACCCAGGTGTCCAGGTCGCGAGCTTCGGCTCCGCACTCATCGCAGCCGCGGTGATCGGGCTGCTCAACATGATCGTGCGGCCGGTGCTGGTGGTGCTGACATTGCCGGTCACCATCGTCACGCTCGGGCTCTTCCTGTTCGTGATCAATGCGCTGCTGTTCTGGGCCGCGTCGGGGCTTCTGGGCGGCTTTCACGTCAACGGCTTCGTGGCCGCGCTGATCGGCTCGCTGATCTACTCGCTGCTCGGCCTTCTCATCGAGACCGCGCTCGGCGGCCTTCTCTCCAAGCGCTGA
- a CDS encoding TerC family protein, with the protein MEQFMTPEFWVAVGQIIMIDILLGGDNAVVIALACRKLPPAQRTQGILWGTAGAIVLRVILIFFALTLLAIPFLKLVGALLLLWIGVKLLAPEHDDAHGNITGSDKLWGAVKTVIVADLVMSVDNVIAIAGAAQGAGEGHQMPLVIFGLLVSIPIIVWGSQLVIKLMDRFPLIITLGGMLLGWIAGTMAVSDPALANPTNWTWVPKVPQTDTIKYAAGIGGALLVLAIGKWVAMRQARNKPETAVTTG; encoded by the coding sequence ATGGAACAGTTCATGACCCCGGAATTCTGGGTCGCCGTCGGTCAGATCATCATGATCGACATCCTGCTGGGCGGCGACAACGCCGTCGTCATCGCGCTGGCGTGCCGCAAGTTGCCGCCCGCCCAACGCACCCAGGGCATCCTGTGGGGAACCGCCGGCGCCATCGTGCTGCGCGTGATCCTGATCTTCTTCGCGCTCACGCTGCTGGCCATTCCGTTCCTGAAGCTGGTGGGTGCCCTCCTGCTGTTGTGGATCGGCGTGAAGCTGCTCGCTCCCGAACATGACGACGCGCACGGCAACATCACCGGCAGCGACAAGCTGTGGGGCGCCGTCAAGACCGTGATCGTGGCGGACCTCGTGATGAGCGTGGACAACGTGATCGCCATCGCCGGCGCCGCACAGGGTGCGGGCGAAGGCCACCAGATGCCGCTCGTGATCTTCGGCCTCTTGGTGAGCATTCCGATCATCGTCTGGGGCAGCCAGCTGGTCATCAAGCTGATGGACCGCTTCCCGCTGATCATCACGCTGGGCGGCATGCTGCTCGGCTGGATCGCCGGCACGATGGCCGTGTCCGACCCGGCTCTGGCGAACCCCACCAACTGGACCTGGGTGCCGAAGGTGCCGCAGACCGACACCATCAAGTACGCAGCCGGCATCGGTGGCGCGCTGCTGGTGCTCGCGATCGGCAAGTGGGTGGCCATGCGCCAGGCCCGCAACAAGCCGGAAACGGCTGTGACGACCGGCTGA
- the purB gene encoding adenylosuccinate lyase gives MSFSTVSALSPLDGRYAAKLAALRPLMSEQGYMHRRVQVEVAWFIALSDCGFAEFKPLTGGARKYLLGLVSHFSEADALAIKEIEKTTNHDVKAVEYWIKSKFEARPELLAAAEFVHFACTSEDINNTSHALQIQAAREKVVLPAIDGLIAKLREMAHQFAGVSMLSRTHGQTASPTTVGKEIANVAVRLSKARAQIASVQLLGKMNGAVGNYNAHLAAWPDFDWEAFSRKVIETPAPLGLGLSFQPYSIQIEPHDYMAELFDAVARANTILIDFSRDVWGYVSLGYFKQRLKKGEIGSSTMPHKVNPIDFENAEGNLGLANAVLRHLSEKLPISRWQRDLTDSTVLRNIGVAFGYATLAYASLATGLGKLELNEEALAEDLNASWEVLAEPIQTVMRRYGVQGAYEQLKEVTRGKTVTAEALHGLIRSLAIPDEEKARLLAMTPASYVGKAAELATRI, from the coding sequence ATGAGCTTTTCCACCGTCTCCGCCCTCTCCCCCCTTGACGGCCGCTATGCGGCCAAACTCGCGGCCTTGCGCCCGCTGATGAGCGAACAGGGCTACATGCACCGTCGCGTGCAGGTCGAGGTGGCGTGGTTCATTGCGCTGTCCGACTGCGGGTTCGCCGAATTCAAGCCCCTCACCGGCGGCGCCCGCAAGTACCTGCTGGGCTTGGTGTCCCACTTCTCCGAGGCCGATGCGCTGGCCATCAAGGAGATCGAAAAAACCACCAACCACGACGTGAAGGCCGTCGAGTACTGGATCAAGTCGAAGTTCGAAGCCCGGCCCGAGCTGCTCGCCGCCGCCGAGTTCGTGCACTTCGCCTGCACCAGCGAAGACATCAACAACACCAGCCACGCCCTGCAGATCCAGGCCGCGCGCGAAAAGGTGGTGCTTCCGGCCATCGACGGCCTGATCGCCAAGCTGCGCGAAATGGCGCACCAGTTCGCCGGCGTGTCGATGCTCTCGCGCACCCACGGCCAGACCGCCAGCCCGACCACCGTCGGCAAGGAAATCGCCAACGTGGCGGTGCGCCTGTCGAAGGCCCGCGCGCAGATCGCCTCGGTGCAGCTCCTGGGCAAGATGAACGGAGCCGTCGGCAACTACAACGCCCACCTGGCCGCCTGGCCCGACTTCGACTGGGAAGCCTTCAGCCGCAAGGTCATCGAGACGCCCGCGCCGCTGGGTCTCGGCCTGAGCTTCCAGCCGTACAGCATCCAGATCGAGCCGCACGACTACATGGCCGAACTCTTCGACGCGGTGGCGCGCGCCAACACGATCCTCATCGACTTCTCGCGCGACGTCTGGGGCTATGTGAGCCTGGGCTACTTCAAGCAGCGCCTGAAGAAGGGCGAGATCGGCTCCTCGACGATGCCGCACAAGGTCAACCCGATCGACTTCGAGAACGCCGAAGGCAATCTGGGCCTGGCCAACGCGGTGCTGCGCCACCTGAGCGAGAAACTCCCCATCAGCCGCTGGCAGCGCGACCTGACCGACAGCACGGTGCTGCGCAACATCGGCGTGGCTTTCGGCTACGCCACGCTGGCCTATGCGAGCCTGGCCACCGGCCTCGGCAAGCTCGAACTCAACGAAGAGGCGCTGGCCGAAGACCTGAATGCCTCGTGGGAAGTGCTGGCCGAGCCGATCCAGACCGTGATGCGCCGCTACGGCGTGCAGGGCGCCTACGAGCAGTTGAAGGAAGTGACGCGCGGCAAGACCGTCACGGCCGAGGCGCTGCATGGCTTGATCCGCTCATTGGCCATTCCGGATGAGGAAAAAGCCCGCCTTCTGGCCATGACACCTGCCAGCTACGTCGGCAAGGCCGCAGAGCTCGCCACTAGAATCTGA
- a CDS encoding DUF3717 domain-containing protein: protein MAAIHITDIEAAINHWRAKSPSPDGITLAPELRALAEVYALMVFHHEDEVDEVGFPPKAWAAWLDWYHSTPDTPCIAICSTSQGDDECKGCGRSFDEVQHWPAMTPVEKRVTWRRITMEDSAWRFNKYAERAREAEPPKWPDGPDDPAEPLGPDDTP from the coding sequence ATGGCCGCCATTCACATCACTGACATCGAGGCCGCCATCAACCACTGGCGCGCGAAAAGTCCCTCGCCCGACGGCATCACGCTGGCGCCCGAATTGCGCGCGTTGGCAGAGGTCTACGCGCTCATGGTGTTCCACCACGAAGATGAGGTCGACGAGGTCGGCTTTCCGCCCAAGGCCTGGGCCGCATGGCTCGACTGGTACCACAGCACCCCCGACACGCCCTGCATCGCGATCTGCTCCACCAGCCAGGGCGACGACGAATGCAAGGGCTGCGGCCGCAGCTTCGACGAAGTGCAGCACTGGCCCGCGATGACGCCGGTCGAGAAGCGCGTGACCTGGCGCCGCATCACGATGGAAGACTCGGCCTGGCGCTTCAACAAGTACGCCGAGCGGGCGCGCGAAGCAGAACCGCCCAAGTGGCCTGATGGGCCCGACGACCCCGCCGAACCCCTCGGTCCCGACGACACGCCTTAA
- a CDS encoding glutathione S-transferase N-terminal domain-containing protein has translation MKLIGSAASPYVRKVRVVLAEKRLDYQFVLEDVWSADTTISNSNPLGKVPCLIMEGGEAMFDSRVIVEYLDTLSPVGKLIPQQGRERAEVKTWEALADGVMDAGVLWRLEATWSGRNDHERSTTWIERQRTKVVEGVAAMSKGLGDKPFCSGIHLSLSDIAVGCALGWLSLRFPDIDWRGEHANLAKLYDKLMLRPSFIDTQP, from the coding sequence ATGAAACTGATCGGATCCGCCGCCAGCCCCTATGTGCGCAAGGTGCGCGTGGTGCTGGCCGAAAAGCGGCTCGATTACCAGTTCGTGCTCGAGGACGTCTGGTCCGCCGACACCACCATCTCCAATTCCAATCCGCTGGGCAAGGTGCCCTGCCTGATCATGGAAGGCGGGGAGGCGATGTTCGATTCGCGCGTGATCGTGGAATATCTGGATACGCTGTCTCCGGTAGGCAAGCTCATCCCGCAGCAGGGCCGCGAACGCGCCGAGGTCAAGACCTGGGAAGCGCTGGCCGATGGCGTCATGGACGCCGGCGTGCTCTGGCGCCTGGAAGCCACCTGGTCCGGCCGCAACGACCACGAGCGCAGCACGACCTGGATCGAGCGCCAGCGCACCAAGGTCGTGGAGGGCGTGGCCGCCATGTCCAAGGGCCTGGGCGACAAGCCTTTCTGCAGCGGCATCCACCTGAGCCTGTCGGACATCGCGGTGGGCTGCGCGCTGGGCTGGCTGAGCCTGCGCTTTCCCGACATCGACTGGCGCGGCGAGCACGCCAACCTGGCCAAGCTGTACGACAAGCTCATGCTCCGCCCGAGCTTCATCGATACGCAGCCCTGA
- a CDS encoding PepSY-associated TM helix domain-containing protein, producing MLRAPLRRLWLKIHRWTGLTLGPILALTALLGAVLVVAQPIDRQVHSDLFVSRSAGDAIAAAAALPLEPLRQRILGEFGPDTNFTLRPPHHADETLWVLVRGKWSGTLYLDPASGAEQGRRGTEEGFYNLAYKLHNSLLLEGTGKGILAFVALSYLFLLVTGLVLWWPVRWPPSLRIVLNRGLLRGLFDLHRTGGAVLGLLIAVSVATGAYMAWRPLGDFISAAMGQKPVKAPAIAKGSASGPRMPLDEIVARAQKIYPGQPIGYVLVPGKADRPVRVRFRLADDPHPNGISSVWLNPVSGEVLAARKWQDLDAGNGAVAVIFPLHTGELGGVAHQVVTALLGLALGGLGFSGIWLWWRRRAMAAAARRNNNALSSRTTS from the coding sequence ATGCTGCGCGCTCCGCTGCGACGTCTCTGGCTGAAAATCCACCGCTGGACCGGGCTCACGCTCGGCCCGATCCTGGCCCTCACCGCGCTGCTCGGCGCGGTGCTGGTGGTGGCCCAGCCGATCGACCGCCAAGTCCATTCCGATCTTTTCGTCTCGCGCAGCGCGGGTGATGCCATCGCGGCCGCCGCCGCGCTGCCGCTCGAGCCGCTGCGCCAGCGCATCCTGGGCGAGTTCGGCCCCGACACCAACTTCACGCTGCGGCCGCCGCACCACGCCGACGAAACGCTCTGGGTGCTGGTGCGCGGCAAGTGGAGCGGCACGCTCTATCTCGACCCCGCCAGCGGTGCCGAGCAAGGCCGGCGCGGCACCGAGGAAGGTTTCTACAACCTCGCCTACAAGCTCCACAACAGCCTGCTGCTCGAGGGCACCGGAAAGGGCATCCTGGCTTTCGTGGCCCTGTCCTACCTGTTCCTGCTGGTGACGGGCCTGGTGCTGTGGTGGCCGGTGCGCTGGCCGCCGTCGCTGCGCATCGTGCTGAACCGCGGCCTCTTGCGCGGGTTGTTCGACCTGCACCGCACGGGCGGCGCGGTGCTCGGCCTCCTGATCGCAGTGTCAGTGGCCACGGGCGCCTACATGGCCTGGCGGCCGCTGGGCGATTTCATCTCCGCCGCCATGGGACAGAAGCCGGTCAAGGCGCCGGCCATCGCGAAGGGCAGCGCAAGCGGCCCGCGCATGCCGCTCGACGAGATCGTGGCGCGCGCCCAGAAAATCTACCCCGGCCAGCCGATCGGCTACGTGCTGGTGCCCGGCAAGGCGGACCGGCCGGTTCGCGTGCGCTTCCGCCTTGCGGACGATCCGCACCCGAACGGCATCAGCTCGGTGTGGCTCAACCCCGTCAGCGGCGAAGTGCTGGCCGCGCGCAAGTGGCAGGACCTCGACGCCGGCAACGGCGCGGTGGCGGTGATCTTTCCGCTGCACACGGGCGAGCTGGGCGGCGTGGCCCACCAGGTCGTCACAGCGCTGCTCGGCCTTGCGCTCGGCGGCCTGGGTTTCAGCGGCATCTGGCTCTGGTGGCGCCGACGCGCCATGGCCGCCGCGGCCCGCCGCAACAACAACGCGCTTTCCAGTCGAACGACGTCCTGA